A single region of the Hoeflea prorocentri genome encodes:
- a CDS encoding cytidine deaminase — protein sequence MSSDLFEAARDAMSRCHTPYSHFPVGAALRADDGRIYAGANIEVISYPEGWCAETTAISHMVMGGGKQIEEVAVIAEKMEACTPCGGCRQRLAEFGGPDTKIHLCDMNGIVKTITLGELLPLAFDAEVLK from the coding sequence ATGTCCAGCGATTTGTTCGAGGCAGCACGAGATGCCATGAGCCGCTGCCACACACCCTACTCGCATTTCCCGGTGGGCGCTGCACTGCGCGCCGATGATGGCCGGATCTATGCGGGCGCCAATATCGAGGTGATCTCCTATCCCGAGGGCTGGTGCGCGGAAACCACGGCCATAAGCCACATGGTCATGGGTGGCGGGAAGCAGATCGAGGAAGTCGCGGTCATCGCCGAAAAAATGGAGGCGTGCACGCCCTGCGGCGGCTGCCGTCAGCGTTTGGCCGAGTTTGGCGGCCCGGATACGAAAATCCACCTGTGCGATATGAACGGTATCGTAAAAACCATAACCCTTGGCGAACTGTTGCCCCTCGCCTTTGACGCGGAAGTTCTGAAATGA
- a CDS encoding purine-nucleoside phosphorylase gives MTQALSVLDKKLGGLNPRTAIVLGSGLGSLSGELRDPVRVSYADLEGFPHSGVSGHAAEVVAGHMGETPVIMLSGRAHYYEKGDASAMRLPLETLHGLGVQKLILTNAAGSLRKEMPPGSVMRISDHINYAGANPLIGEPGDRRFVGLTNAYDVEMADQMDAAAREVGIDLFSGVYMWFSGPSFETPAEIKMAGMMGADAVGMSTVPEVILARFLGLRVAAASVVTNFAAGMSGDEISHEETKQMAPLGGERLASILRHMLSG, from the coding sequence ATGACTCAGGCTCTATCGGTACTCGACAAGAAACTGGGCGGCCTCAATCCGCGGACCGCCATTGTTCTGGGATCGGGTCTCGGTTCGCTTTCCGGCGAGTTGCGTGATCCGGTCCGTGTCTCCTATGCGGACCTTGAAGGTTTCCCGCACAGCGGCGTATCGGGCCATGCAGCGGAAGTGGTTGCCGGACATATGGGTGAAACACCTGTGATCATGTTGTCCGGGCGGGCGCACTATTATGAAAAAGGCGATGCATCGGCCATGCGCTTGCCGCTTGAAACGTTGCATGGGCTGGGCGTTCAAAAGCTCATCCTGACAAATGCGGCGGGGTCTTTGCGAAAGGAAATGCCGCCCGGTTCCGTGATGAGGATTTCCGATCACATCAATTACGCAGGAGCCAATCCGCTCATCGGTGAGCCGGGTGACCGACGTTTTGTCGGACTGACCAACGCCTATGACGTCGAGATGGCCGATCAAATGGATGCGGCCGCGCGAGAGGTCGGCATCGATCTTTTCAGCGGTGTCTATATGTGGTTTTCCGGCCCGAGCTTTGAGACACCGGCCGAAATCAAGATGGCAGGTATGATGGGCGCCGATGCGGTGGGCATGTCGACTGTCCCCGAAGTCATACTGGCGCGTTTCCTGGGATTGCGGGTCGCGGCGGCATCGGTGGTTACGAATTTCGCCGCCGGTATGAGCGGCGACGAGATTTCCCATGAGGAAACCAAGCAAATGGCGCCGCTCGGCGGCGAGAGGCTGGCTTCGATCCTGAGACACATGCTGTCCGGCTAG